CATTTTTCCCCGCTGCTTCCAGTAAGCCGCTTTCTGGCTGAGGAATAGCTGCAACCGGTTTGAGCACTGGTCCCTGAGACAACATTCACCTGGAGAGAGTGATCTGAATTCTTCCAAGTAGTCAAATAAGCAAGTGAGGAAGTAGCAATTATGGTATATGAATGGGGGGGGGGGAGCGATGCTTACGCAGCCAAACCTTTGATGCTAGCCGAGCCGCCTTGACCTGTGCAACCATGACACGAGCAGCATCCCCAGTGCGAGAGACAGACTGccaagaagggagaacagagtgtAGGAAGGAGGGGTCCAGGGGCCAAGACCTCTCTAGTCTGAAAATGCTGGGCTTAGGAATATTAGTTTGGATGGAGGCAAGGATTGGAGTATGATCAGAGGTTGGACGGTGGCCGGAGGTGAGAGTGGAGCCAGGAAAGACGTTTCCGAACTCCGTGGTAAAGAAAGCACGATCCAGTCTAGCGAGTGTTGGCTCAGCCCTTTTGTTTGTCCAGGTGAACAGTCGGTCTAAGAGCGGCAGCTCGATCAGCTGCAGGTCATCAATCATTTGGTTGAACCTGGAGGCTAAGCTAGAGTTAAATGAAGTCGTATTCTTATCCAACGGTGCCCGAGTGAGGTTGGAATCCCCAATAATTATCCAGGGGTCGTTAATGGTGCTGGCAACGTTGCTCAAGTCGCTAAGGAACTGATCGGTGAAAGCATGGTCCGTAGGGCCATACACGTTAGTCAGGGCGAGGCGAAGGTCAGAAGTGGTTGACTGTAGGACCACAGTTATAGTGTACGCCGAGAAGTCATGGTGAACCAGGGTGAAGAGGCTGGAGCACCAGGCAGTAACCAGCCCACCACGAGTATCATTGGCCGGTTTAGCACGGAAGGCATCGAGGTTGGGGGGCATGAACGAGCGAAAGCAGAAACTGTCTACGACGTTAAGCTTGGTTTCCTGGAGGTAGACAAGCCGTGGGTGGTTCTTGTCGATGTTGTCTTTGACAACCACGCGTTTGTCAGACTGGCTGAGGCCACGCACATTCCAGGAGAGCACCACAAAGTTGTGATACGAACGATTCATGGATTCAGACTGAAACAACCAACGCCCGCTGAAGGCAGCAACGAGTTCCTGAGAGACAAAACAGACGGTGAGAGGACATTGCATGAACGAACAGAAACTAACACAGCAAGGTTCAAAGGCCTAAGAAAAAAGGACGGCGACGGAGAATCGCGATGACCGGTAAAGGCAGTGGCAATGCCAACCAGCCGAGCCGCAGGCGCAGCGTCGATCATGGGTAGCGACCGgtggccgccgccaccgcaacAGCACGCCTGCTGGGGCCGTCAAGACACGCGGCCTTGGCCAGACGGGAGAGGTCGAGCGCCATCAGAGGATTCTTCTTCTTGAGGATGCGGCAGGCAGAGACCTGCGCCTTGAGAATACATATGCTATAGACACGAGATTGATGGAGTGCCTCTGGGCCGAAGCTCTCGACTCGGGCGACTCAGCGGCGACGCCCCTCGcgcagccgctgccgccgccgtttGCCCAGACCCCTCCGCCACCTTCACCCTCTGAGCCCAACCCCCTCTCTTCCACCACCCCAGCTACGCCGTCATTGCCTGAGGTGCCCCCGTCGCCTTGTCCTGTGCAACCCGACGTCGTCCCTCCCCGTGCTGCGTTCAAGTCTGCCGCTCAGGCTCCCGCCGGGAGGCCGGGCCACCGCTTCCAGGAGCTGCTTCTCCCCGACTTCTACTCCACGGCAGCGCCATTGTTGCTGGGAGTCCCTCTCCCCAAGCCAGGTACTCTCTGGCTTACACCCTCCTTCTCCTCCGCCCCCACCACCCTCAACTCCAACCAGGTCTCCAATATTCTCTCCTTCTGCTTGACGTCCCCTCCAGTGGTCTTGAAAGCACGATCCATTCGCCCATTCTTGTTCCACGTGTTAGTCGCGTCCGAGAATGTCGCTCGTTTCATTGCGCTGCGTGGTCACCTTCGTTTGGGATCCATGGAGGTCGACGTCCATGGCGACGAAGCACgtgcggcggccgcggccgatCGTTTGGCTGGGCCCGCCTTCAATACGCCCCAACGGTCCCCCACTGTAACCCTCTCACATCCGGTTGCTTCGCTTgctaagggcgtgtttagttgcCCAAACTTTGCACATCCAAAAAGCACCGTGCACTGTAgtggtactgtagcatttcgtttgtattgggtaataattgtccaaccgttgactaattaggcttaaaacgttcgtctcgcaaagtataaccaaactgtgtaattagttatttttttacctacatttaatactccatgcatgtgtccaaagatttgatgtgatatgatgtgatggagaatcttgtACTATGCAAACTTTGATGATGCAAAAttggtgaaactaaacaagggctaagtcTGGGGGACAGAGCATTCATGCCAGGGCGGCCCAAAATGCGTCGTCACGTCAGGCAGCGCGGCTGACAATGGCGACCCCTGCATTTACCGTGCCAACAACCTTGCACTGTGCGGCGCACCGAGGCCCGTCCAGCCGGCCTCCTTCCTCCAGGCGGTGTTAAAGCCGCCTCAACCTACTCCCGTCACAGCGCCTAGACGCTTCCGTGCTAGCCCCAACGCTTGTTACCGCTGCCTCGCCGTCGACCATCACGTCAAGGATTGCCGCGACCCTGTCCGGTGTGGGCGCTGTGGTGGTTATGGCCACATGGTTCGCAACTGCAGAACTCCGCGCTCGGCGCGCCTGCGTTGGGCGGTCAAACGCTCCCCGCGCAACCCTGGGTCGCCGCCTCCTGCTTCGCACGGGGTGGCGAGGCCTGTCCCTGTCGTCCTGCATGTTCCCTCTCGCCCCGCGTCGTCGCCTCCCTCCTCCTCGGTCCTCCAGTCCCCCACCGTTGACCCCATCAACCGTGTAGCCTCCTCTAGCGCCAACCCACCAGCACCCCAGTTACCACCCATGGCACCGCCTCCCCGCGAGCCCACGAGTGCGCCGGACACCCCTCTCCCGCGGTTCGGCCCTGTGCGTCCCCCTGCCCGGGACCTGCCCCGCCCCTTCGGCAACCTGCGGCTCGTCCCTGGCTTCCCAGGCTTCGACTCGTTCTTCTACGGCCTGGTGCGCCCTTTCCCGCTTGCACCGCTGCCGCGCCTCCCGGTCATCCTCCCGTCGACGGTGCTGGAGCCGTGGGACCCGGTGCCCTCCACGCCTCTCTGCTCCTATCCGCTCCTCGCTCTCCCCTGGCACAACGTCGACAACActacgcccgcgccgccgccgtccccggCGGTCCAGCACCTCCAGCCGCGCCGCGGTCGTCGCCCGGTCGGGCGCCCGGGTCCTTCTGGTGCCCCTGAAGCCTCCTCGGGCCTACCGGTTGCTCCTGATCGCCTGCCGCAGCCTCGCCGCGGTCGCGCTCCTGCTGGGCGCCAACCTCAGCGTGCTAGCTCCAGGCTTGCTGCTCGGGAGTCTGGCTCCTTCGTCGACATGACCACAAAGGCGGTCAACAGGAAGGCTCTTCGGGAGAGCCTTGTACTCTACATTTCAAGATTGAACTAATAATAAAAACAAAAGGCACAAATTTGCAGGTCAGAACTAACTCTGGTTTTCACGTTGTTGTACACAGGAAAGCCAAAATCAAATACGGCATCATGCTAATCACGAACACACCTAATTCTGTCTTGAGCCTATTAGCCTCTGCTTCAGACATGCTATATTTCTTCTCTGCGACTAAAACCTCCAGCCGAAGCTTATCATTTTCACTAGTCACCAATACCATGTCGTATAACTTGTTCTTCACCATGGCATCTGCCCCCAATGACTCCAACCTCCATCTAGTTCTGTCTTCTTGTTTCCGGTGCATCACCTTTAATTCTACTCCTTTGTCTCTTTTTGTTCCTTTAATTGCGCATGGTACGCCAGGACCTCCCTTGTGAACGCTGGAGCCGCCTCCCTCGTGTCCTCTAATTCCTCTATCTTTACCTTAATttccttctctgcttctccttggTATGTATCAGCAGCGTTTATGAACACCAGAGCTGCCTTTCTTGTGTCCAATTCCTCTGTCTTTGCCTTGATTTgcttttctgctgcttcttggtaCGTATCGGCAGCGTCCATGAACACCAGAGCTGCCTTCCTTGTGTCCTCTAATTCCTCTATCTTTGCCTTCATttccttctctgcttctccttggTATGTATCGGCAGCGTTCATGAATACCAGAGCTGCCTTCCTTGTGTCCTCCAGTTCCTCTGTCTTTGCCTTGATTTgcttttctgctgcttcttggtaCGTATCGGCAGCGTCCATGAACACTAGAGCCGCCTTCCTTGTGTCCTCTAATTCCTCTATCTTTGCCTTGATTTGCTTCTCTGCTGCTTCTTGGTACGCATCGGCAGCGTCCATGAACACCAGAGCTGCCTTCCTTGAGTCCTCCAGTTCTTCCACCTTTTTCTTAATTTGTTTTTCTACTGCTTCTTGGTACGTATCGGCAGCGTCCATGAACACCAGAGCTGCCTTCCTTGTGTCCTCCAGTTCTCCCACCTTTTGCTTGATTTGtttttctgctgcttcttggtaAGTATCGGCAGCGTCTATGAACATTAGAGCTGCCCTCCTCGTGTGCTCCAACTCCCGCACCCTATACCCCAGCGCTGCCTTCGTCTCCTTCAGTTCCTTCTGGAGTGTGTCCTTATCACCGAACAGCCTGGTATTCTCCCTCTCCAAGTCATCCACCTTCTTCTTCAAGTCCTCCACATGACTGCCCATGGTCTTCTCTACAGCTGAAATTCGTGTTAGAGGGGGAGTTAGAGGCCGGAGAGAGATGGGAATGCAAGCACGCTGCGCAGAAATTGGAcagtgaacaaaaaaaaaaagtgatgTGTTTTGCTTACCTTTAGTCCCCAGTCGACGCCCGGTTGCACTCCCGGCTATAGCCCCGGCTACAGTCCCGACTGCAACCCCCACTGGACCAAATAAAGCCCCAACTGCAGCTCCCGCCACTTTCCCCACGGTACTCCCTGCAAAACCTCCCGCGGCCCCCACTCCAGCCTCGACGTAATCGCGCGGCTTCATCTTCCCCATGTTCTGCAAACTTGGAGAGTTCAGTGGCTTGTGGGCTTGCGGCCGTCGTCGCCCTGCTGGCGCTGCTGCTGTCACGCGCGTACTCAGTGGAGGTGGCAGATCGAAGCCCCAGCTGGCCAGCGTCCAGCCAAAGGATGCGGCGGTCCGTCGTCCTGCCCCTGCCGAACGGCCTAACCTGCATGCTTCGGGGTCTCTATaagggggaagagagagggaatGGAGTGTCGACGAGGAAGCGGGAAGAAGCAGAGGAGGGAAGGTATAGAGTTAGAGTGTCGGTGCTGaagggggaagaagaagaagtgggaaGGCAGAGGATGCAGTACTGTCAGTAAGGAAGAAAGACGATGGCCGCGCGCGCGGCACAGTGACACAGAGTACCCTAGCTTGCCACCAGATGACACTACGCCCGTCCTCTCGAATCTCGATCCCCGCTCCTCTCTTGTGCTGTTCCGTGTCGTCCCCGGTTTCCATTTGCTCATGGCGATTTGCCTCTATGGTTACTGGTGCTGGGACACTGAGGTCTGAGGAGGTCGAGGTCGGGTCCGCCTCTCCGATCCAGGGAGAGGAGCTCCGACCGAGCCCCGCTGCCAACGTCACCGCCGCAGCTAGCTCTGTTGctcttgatttttttttataaGGAACATTGCTCATGGCCTCTTGCTACCTTGGGCTAGGTGTTATCAGTGGACTACATCAAGCGGCGTTCTGCGACGCGAAACATTGATGGTTTCTGACTGTGATCCGTGAACGTTTTGTTTGGCAAATAATGTCAATGATTGCAGTCTGAAACTTTCTTTCGTTGTAAATAAAGGTTCCATTCTCGGTACCTAGTGTTAATACATGTGCTCATCAGCTAGCAGCCTATAGCATGACAAATAGTAAACTTGAATGTTATGTTAGTCTGAATGTACTGTAATTTTCAGAGACATTTCCCTGCTTCTCGGTGGCATGGCAGTGCTGGTATTTGGATTTTGATACGAAAGATAGAAATTGTTGGATATGGGGTTTGCAGgccatttcctttttttttgcatGCCATTTCCTATTCAATGCTAAGGCCTATTTTCTCAATGCTAATAGCCACCAACCTATTGTATTTGTCAGATATATGGGACCTGGATACACCGTCTGTATTCCGGCCCATGGCTATCGACTGGGCTAAAGATGACCACAATGGGGCCCATGTACTCCTGGCGCAACAGCAGATGTGATGAGCAAGCCACCTGGCATATAGATAGCTTGCATTCCGATCTTCGAGGGATATGATAGAATAATCTATTTGTACTTTCTATACAACTATCTAGGAAACACATCTGTTAGCCGATGAGAATAAGACAAAACAGGTTCCATGCAATTTAGCAAAACTCAAAAATGTGAATGCCTTGACTTGATATTTATAACCAGGAATATTGATAAGTTTAACTAAGTATGTTGCGAATTTGATTTGCATAAGGATAAGAAATTCATGCTCATTAGTAAGTTGTCAAAATAACTTCTGGTTGTGAGTTATTGGTAAGCAAAATTATTGTTGCATAGTCGACAATGTAGACTAAAGTTCGTGGCATGATTTAATTGGGCAGCTTATTGCTTCTAAAATTAGTACCCGGATTAAGAGTGATAAATTTGCACAACCACATACTTATACTGCGATAGTTCATAGCAGTCATCTACATGTTTAACAATGGATCAAGTGAAACTCCCAAGCATACTGACGTTAAGGTGCAAATTGTGAAAGTTAGAACCCAAAATCTTACGGAACGCCTAGCGCCCGAACGGGACGTCGCGTCTGGATGCAGCTCCCTGCTCCACCCCGTCCGCTTAGACTCACGGCAAATCCGCCTCGTCCCACTCCGTTTCATGCGCCGCCCCATCCGCTCGGTTGCACGCGCGCGGGCCCTTTGGGACCATCCAGCCTGCTCCTTTCCACGCGCGCACGCGGTTCCGCTCGCTCTCTTTTGCACGCGCACGTGGGAATTTGAAAAGCGGATGTACTTTTGCAACCTCCAGAActagttttgcaacatccaaagaaaaacaattgcaacatgcgtttgaaaacaaataaaacatttggaaTAGAAAATTGCAACATACATTGAAGCCTTTGTAACACATGGAACATcatgatctactttgcaacatccaaataaaacagttACAACATCCGTCTGGAAAtagctgaaacacttgaaacatacacttgcaacatatgtgtatatccattgcaacacatgcaacatcccccgatatacttttgcaatattcaaataaaacacttgcaacatccatatgaaacacctgcaacatgcatatgaaacacctgaaacacttacaacaaacgcatgaaacacttacaacatccagatgaaacacttgcagcatGCATACGAAACacctaaaatacttgaaacataccctTGCAACATGGTGAATCAGCGCAACATCTTCTTCCTACTTGggcgaatggaggctcgtcggcgtggagagagagagggggagggaaGGCTGTTGGTCTTGCACGAGCTGGCGTTGGAGAAGGATGGATGCACTCGGATCTTGCCGCTCCAGGTCTCGCTGCTCCAGATCTCAAAGTGGGGTGCAACAGTGGATGGAAGGCCACCAGTCTTGCATGAGTTGGCGCTGGAGAAGATGGAGGCACTTGGATCTCGCTGCTCTGAGTCTCGAAGTGGAGCGCGACAGTGGATGGAAGGCCACCGGTCTTGCATGAGCTAGCTGTTGATAgtcgttaacatcaattataaaccgtccacatatcctacatatatacttaattccatcaccaaacataggtctatgggtttaaactaataaattctacgtgttttggtgaatctgtgtttgcaggagaatttaatcagaaaaccatcaaggaggacctattcgtcaaagcaagTCACGTTTATCCGCAACGAAATCGACTTGGGAAGACTCCAGAGGGCAAACCACCAAAGATGGGGCCCACCCGTCACTGTGATAGGCTGGTTGGCCTATGGGGCCCACTAGTCAGCCCCTCGCTTCATATGTCAgttctccatcgcctcctagattgcatctatgtcgtccttttaagttggtttgatctgagggtctagaattgacgctaccccctatatatacagcCCTGTACCCCCTCCAGGAGAgccatccctgaaaccctaattcatacctTTAGGATTAGAGCCAGCagtcaagagaagattagttctccataggatctagtcttataaatagaaatagtgagatagagagtgagggaagagtttggaggaggtgccggcctatcggtgctctctttatggcttgtaccttggtggatccaagttctatctaagcttgcctctgagatatttctggtaatcaacttctgattcaagtaagcatcttgtttatattgttcatcaggatcacgactctttgagtgctttattcctattctagagggggtaaaggccctgttcggcttaccccatattcggcttgttcggcttcttttttcagctggaacagtgtttttctctcacaacaattcaaccgaaacattgtttttcagccagttttagccaagttttagaccagcgaacggggccaaagtattaatcataagtgtaagcgtggtacttagacttgggttaatcatggatgcaccctgcattccggatcagtagtagctcacgagggtgactcttatagcctcattgaatcctttgtagtccacctcccatttgtaggctaAGTAGGACCCGATtacaaaggaaagcatcctctgctggtgtcttttccTAGTAATGTCCACAGTTGAaagcactagtttggttttggtgaattgatgaaaccctaagtgctaacctagtttatcaagtgatcatgatataggtagcacactccaagtggtcaagcaaatgaagatcataacatgatgtggtgacgccatggtgatgatcaagtgcttggatttggaaagaagaaagagaaaaacaaaaagctcaaggcaaaggtataaaccataggagctattttgttttggtgatcaagacacttagagagtgtgatcatatttaggtttgatagtcgtactattaagaggggtgaaactcgtatcagaatgcggttatcaaagtgccactagatgctctaactcattgcatatgtatttaggatctagtggagtgctaacacccttgaaaatgtttgtgaaaatatgctaacacatgtgcacaaggtgatacacttggtggttggcacatttgatcaagggtggtgaagtttaggtgcaaggctAAGTaactccaccggcagagtgtccacccgtagagtgcggacagtccgacggtgccaccggcgccctagacagaaaagacggaggtcactagaagtgatcggacactggcctcggttggaccggtgcgtccggtcaggtgtagcagcaaagacgctggcatcggtcaaatgaccggacgctgggttgctctgcgaccggacgctgaagggctacgtccggtcgtgttgtcggtcagcacagtaagaagtcatagtgtgaccggacgctgacagggtccggtcaagcatgaccggacgcgtccggtcagcaaaaatcggttttggaaccttactgtaaacgatcggacgctgggtgttcagtgtccggtcaactcaggagcagcgtctggtcaagGCAGATGACTGTTGAAGttgggacacgtggctgactacgagcgaccggatgttgcagaaccgaccaatttataagagtataagtacaatggcagcccgcaagcggtcgcactgtcattcttgaacccatataaacccggtagtccgtcgagtaccacgacgggtctcgataaacgatttacaacaaccaagatcatacaggattcaacatacatgccacatattacataaagttcacagatacatttcatcatcagagtacgaataaaagttattacaaaccgagtttgataagtaagcggaagcaattaagttcgaaaataaagtttccaacatagtttgatacagtgccaagtcggatcacggtccacaaaagcaaagataagaattactaaagaagcctgcccaaggcttactcctcatccacggtgggatagaagcaactcttgcaataaccatgatacacagtgccttctacaacaatgggaaaataaaccctgagtacgagaaggtactcagctagacttacccgtcatgaaccagaaataaaatgactccaaggattatgcaaggctgtataagtggacgtaacttgacaacattttgcgtaaaaggcaaatgacccattgtacaattatgattcctttatcaagttaaattataactatccatttctagattagcaactatcctgtgccaaacatgtggtatatcatttagaagcattcaatagtaaccatagcaggtattgtaattccatattcatctgcaccatcatgtttcataacacagttactacgatgttggagctagtcaagtttctcactatccaggagagacggcgattcgaatcgatttcaaccagctgggaatttattcctaacacaaacccagatctaccagccacgatagccttaggtcacctttggtacaactcaggtacacatttcacgggtccgtaccacgccgcacaatctggaacaccggatgccaggatgctcaggccaagcctgcccttaggctcagtctaatcgttccccggaaggagcgcacaacagaatgggtcccggcctgagttgaattacttggcttcgcggtcggaacgagttatctggccagctaagtgagaggcatgcgttcaatcttgtcagaagtttcaacaacggtacggtccatgatcgacacagacggggatagatccacacccaagacctccatgccttgttgcttctctatcgacctcctgtccggtcttgatttacttttacctcatggttctgttccacgatagcagatatagccaaccgtgctccggtatccacctacatctcgcaggtgataggacatcacccgacttctactggtctaagcatgactaagcatatattcgatcctagacctataccggttaaaggtgtaatatctggacaaggaatgtacatgcatcaagtggttccattcaactcttataacctaatgcatcaatcataagtacttaagtaacatttgtaaattactgggagacttataatgctccagggcttgcctcgcagaaaggaagtagggcggtggtcaggacactccggaagctcttcagggttctgctccacgccttcgggagctgcggcttgcggattctcctgcgggtccccttcctctgcttcttcgaattccagcaacgttatctcttcctccgatcctagatgcatgagtatggcataagtattacgaatgcatatatgttaacaagtgcatcatgtttattgagtaggtgcatatctcatctcgattatttaatcatctacttctacaatgcatcgattatgccacaacacagtagctacttgtttcactcataactggagttctaccaatcgaaatacagtgatcctagactttctggaaagcttatcaaattctctacaactttgttattaaccatttttacagtacacatcattttcaacatgcaactcattaaactccagaatctgtccggaaactattcaatatgcaatacaaagtaacaatacttctacttcatgtaatcattcaaaatttgacaacataaaatctaccaacagtttaagcataccaaatacatttaagataatataatggtggagcccaaactatttatttaaatgcctttattattttatttagatatctaggttaaataataaacatataccaaatgtgtttcaaaaattcttaaacatttacagtgccttactaatgctatcaaaggactactataaaaatttcatgtcattttaccaagtataacatcctatacaaaaatgacaaggcagcaaggcttgaaatagcataaatggaaaacccttttgaaaagtgtcaagcaacaaatttcctatttttcttagcatccctatggtactaggattacttcCAACAAATTTCCTGAattttggattcctaaataatttataaaaatttacacaaggatctcctaattataaaagaaaaatctattactacaaatctacacatgcactcatcttcaaatttttaccagagcttatatatgctaagactagcttaccacaaaaatttcataatttttggagcacaggaactctggatataaaataaacaaattcgaatgcattcaaaagcacatttcaaatccctatttaaatctccacaaatttctactgtaaatgtcaaaaacataattttcctaaatactacacttcctaaagGACACTAACaagtttatttcacaatttttgaagctatcaaactgaagatacaaaaattacaaaacatatgaaatctgcattcaaactgaactagctttaatacatggagtcgctgacacgtgggacccactggtcagttgaccccaccggtcagcgagacaaaacagagcaCGACGGTGCCGCTCGACGCTGTGCCACTggagctcatcgacggcgagtccgccggcGGTGACGCCATCACGACATGACCCCCACTACTTCCCGGACCTAGTGACCTACTTGACCGAGCCTAATGACGGAGCTAAGTACGATGGCGACAatcatggcggcacggtggagcTGGACAACGGCGCTACGCCGACGGAGACCATGGTGAGGCACAAAAAGGTGCGGATGAGCTTCCatgggctcaggcgaacctatcGCGCAAGGTTGCACGGTctacggtggagggaggtgccccagccacggtgacgggcgtgGCGGGGATGCTCCGGCGAGCTAGCGGACGGCGCTGTTGCTTACCAAGTGCGGTCAGCGAGTGTGAGCCGAGACGGTGAGTCACTGGGGCTCAGGTGGAGGTgttgcagtggtggagaagcgACGAGGGCGAGCTGGCGCTGGCTACGGCGACGACGGAGCTGCTCGGTGCTGCGGGAGCTCAGCGTGATAATGCCGCGCTCCGGTGCGTCATGGCCTGCACGGTCAGGGCAACAGCGACGCACGGCCACCGTGACCTCCACGCGGCACACGGttcctgccggtgtcggccactgaagatttcaattcagtcg
Above is a genomic segment from Miscanthus floridulus cultivar M001 chromosome 3, ASM1932011v1, whole genome shotgun sequence containing:
- the LOC136543690 gene encoding uncharacterized protein produces the protein MECLWAEALDSGDSAATPLAQPLPPPFAQTPPPPSPSEPNPLSSTTPATPSLPEVPPSPCPVQPDVVPPRAAFKSAAQAPAGRPGHRFQELLLPDFYSTAAPLLLGVPLPKPGTLWLTPSFSSAPTTLNSNQVSNILSFCLTSPPVVLKARSIRPFLFHVLVASENVARFIALRGHLRLGSMEVDVHGDEARAAAAADRLAGPAFNTPQRSPTGGPKCVVTSGSAADNGDPCIYRANNLALCGAPRPVQPASFLQAVLKPPQPTPVTAPRRFRASPNACYRCLAVDHHVKDCRDPVRCGRCGGYGHMVRNCRTPRSARLRWAVKRSPRNPGSPPPASHGVARPVPVVLHVPSRPASSPPSSSVLQSPTVDPINRVASSSANPPAPQLPPMAPPPREPTSAPDTPLPRFGPVRPPARDLPRPFGNLRLVPGFPGFDSFFYGLVRPFPLAPLPRLPVILPSTVLEPWDPVPSTPLCSYPLLALPWHNVDNTTPAPPPSPAVQHLQPRRGRRPVGRPGPSGAPEASSGLPVAPDRLPQPRRGRAPAGRQPQRASSRLAARESGSFVDMTTKAVNRKALRESLVLYISRLN
- the LOC136543691 gene encoding uncharacterized protein; the protein is MGKMKPRDYVEAGVGAAGGFAGSTVGKVAGAAVGALFGPVGVAVGTVAGAIAGSATGRRLGTKAVEKTMGSHVEDLKKKVDDLERENTRLFGDKDTLQKELKETKAALGYRVRELEHTRRAALMFIDAADTYQEAAEKQIKQKVGELEDTRKAALVFMDAADTYQEAVEKQIKKKVEELEDSRKAALVFMDAADAYQEAAEKQIKAKIEELEDTRKAALVFMDAADTYQEAAEKQIKAKTEELEDTRKAALVFMNAADTYQGEAEKEMKAKIEELEDTRKAALVFMDAADTYQEAAEKQIKAKTEELDTRKAALVFINAADTYQGEAEKEIKVKIEELEDTREAAPAFTREVLAENDKLRLEVLVAEKKYSMSEAEANRLKTELGVFVISMMPYLILAFLCTTT